Genomic segment of Synchiropus splendidus isolate RoL2022-P1 chromosome 4, RoL_Sspl_1.0, whole genome shotgun sequence:
ATCTCTAAAGAGGAGTACAAGGAGATCGTTCGCAAAGCAGTGGAGAAGGTGAGCCGCCACTTGCTGGTGGGGAGGAAAGCTTGTGTTTGGATGGATGTGAACCTTAGCGGCACACCTGCACGGACAGTTGGGCGTGGTGCTGAGGACTCGTGAGGCCAGCTGTGTGTGGGGCGGCTGCTCTACTAGCTCAAATCACATGTTTTGGAATTGGATAGAAGCAACTTTCAAATGGAATTTTGCTATGAAGGTGGAGATGATGTGGAGTGAGTCGACATCATGGCCACTCGCTCTTCTCACTGCAGTCCAGTCCAGCTAGCTGCCATGGGGCTGAACTAGCCCAGCCCCCAGGTGCAGCTCGACAGCAGCAGATCGTCTTCTTTCTCGTTCAAGCTGCAAACATTTCTACCTACCGATTCAGCAGGTCCTCTTCACCGcctgtgaacattttttttcttaagcaAATGCGAGAAATATTGTACAGTTGTAAATCCTTACATTTATGTTTCCTCAAACTAGTTCTGAGCTGTCCTGAGTTAAACCGAAGTACTAGAGAGAAGCTTCACAGCGCCCTCGTGTGTCGTGAAATTGCAATTACTGACGGCGTCTTTAGGCGATCAAGGGAAAAGATTTCATGGAAAGGACTATTTTTATTACCAGCGATTGTGATCGAAAGTGTCCAACTGCACAGCCTTGGAATTAACGTGTTCTTTGTGGCCCAGGTGTGTCACAGCAAGAGCGGCGAGGTGAACTCCGGCAAGGTGGCCAACCTGGTGAAGGCCTACGTGGACAAGTACAAGCGCGCTCGCAAGAAGTGAGCTCTCCCCGTCGCTCAGCTGCTCAAGTGCAATTCCCTCTGGCTGGATTTCCAAAACGACGGAGAGCCGACACTTTTCTTTTTGATATTGCTTCTTTTTATcaaaaggagtttttttttctatagatTTTCCTATtttgttagaaaaaaaaacaagacccaATGAGGAGATGTAAATTAAGGGCCCTTTATTTTGCATAGATCATGACCTGCAGAGCTACTGTGAGGAGAGCAGGGTCATGTGGGCGAGAGGTTATGTCGACGTGAATAAATACTGAAGCAAAAATCTTTAATCATGATTGTGTAGAATAAATATTGCTACTGTTCATCGTGAAACAGTTTTAGACGAAGCCTCTTTTTAAAATGGGTAACGCCTTCACTGACGTGCTTGGCCCGATGATGGATTGTATCCTGACCTCCGCCTTGGATGAGGAGACTCGGTGGGCCGGGCCTATCAgggctgtgtgcgtgtgtgtgatgtcTCATGAGGAATTGCCCTCCCCCACCCCTCATCTCACCTGCTTGAATGTTTAATAAATGAGTGAACATGAACTGTGCAAGAACGCTGGAGAGTAGTGAAATAAATTAGCTGCTTCCTATGTGGGCTCTGTTCTTTGTATTCTGAGTTTGTTAGATGACATTGCTCTCACTGCTGACTGGTGTTGTGCAGGAATCTCAGCAGACAATACCCCGTGTTGAGCACTCAGTTTTTACTTTATTAAATATCACCATCCAGGGTCCACTTTTTAACACTGCAATTTATTGATGCACTCTGTGTCCCTTTGACTCCAGGGCAGAATTCCTGGCCAAAATAACTATTTCAGCCTCATTATTCTCGCTTGCAAAATGTGCTTGTGTTAAATTATGCAATTGAATTATCGTTAAACATATGCCTTTAAGAGAAGCCGGCACAAAGTTGCCGTGTCTCACTTTAACCACCAGGGGCAGCGTTGTAATATGAAAAATGCACCGACAAATGCGTAAATGACCCTGCAGTCGATGAGAAAGGTGAGCTTTCGTTGGTAGTTGCTTAAACGACCGTGGATGCCAACGATTGTACGGTGTGAGAGCAGTTCACTGAAAAGAATGAACTGCCATTAGATGCGTTTGAATTGGAAAATAACTCTGGATTTAAATATACTTCACTTGCTTTAAGGATGGGAGATTCAGAAATTCTTTTTCTGAAAAAAGAATgatttaattcagaattttTAGTTGCATGTTTGCTCTTGTCAATTATTGATGGAGCAAAGACAAAcctctttaaaaacaaattacaGGTGGCCGATGCATTGTTTCCAATGACAGACATCCTGTGATAGCTTTATGATAATTTGAAATAACGTATTAAATTGTCTCAGGCTggtgtgtgttcatgtcattttaggcagaaggtggacactcaatgaatttgatatagAATATGCTGACGTCAATACGTTGCTTTTGGCAGGAGAAACTTGATGCAAAATATCAATGTCAATTAAATATGGACTTGAGTGTGTGCAAGAATATCAGCATACTGTGTGAGtcaacacaggcagacaagatCATTTTCCTTTGATTTAATTGGACATTAATTACATCAGGATTTACagtgtttcattgaaacaagAGTGTAACACTGGTCACCGCGACTTTGCTCCTTCACAACACTCCACCTTGGCTCACTCTCCAAGGTCGCAGACGCTGAATCAGTGGTGTCGTAACAGTTCATCCGCGtaatgaacacatgaacattGTTTAGTCAGTTTGATTCATCATTATAAATTTTGAGTATTTTGTTTGTACAGATCCGACGTTATGgctgttaaaaaagaaaagtttgaaCATATATACACtcaatagatatatatatatatatacatatatatatgtacacaacttgctatataaatataataaaatagttACACTGATTGACGGGTGTCCATAAATAGAGAACGGTATGGATTGATAGTGTTTGGAAGcacggcgccatctggtggccgaCTGAAACGGAACATCAATCAGAACCAAAGGATGGAAAGACACTTTGTTTGGACTTTAGCGTGTTTGGTTTAACTGGTTGACGACGCTCCGTTTGTGTTGGAAGTACATTGATCGACATGTAAAACCGATCACCAAATCTTAGTCAGGGCTCAgccgtgatgtcatcattcAGTGACACGGTTTCACGAGAATCGTAGTTGCTCTAATCGTGCGAGAGCGTCCAGTCAATATTTTCTGCAGGTAAACTACTTCCAAGCCTAAATCCGGCGTAACAAAGATGCCTGTGTTCTAGGAAGAGCACCCCCTGGTGTCATGGACCTGCAATAGCAGGCCATGCGGTCTGAAGGTCTTAAAAAGCAGCAGCTTGGTCGGTCACCAGCGTAACACGATCTTCAGCAGGTAATAAATAAAACGTCCGTCAACACTCTGCAGCTCCAGTGTCGGCTTAGAAAAGGCAAGTTCTCTTTGTACGAGCTGACCACCAAGCCTGTGTCCGAATACTGACAAGGCAGCGGAATCCAACTCGCCTGTGACCTTTGTTTTCTCACACGCTGAACAGTAAGTGCTTTTCAAAGTACAAGGATGCTATACAAACGTATTTTTGGcaacgtaaacaaacaaaaacgcgCTGGAGGAAAAGGTTCAAGTCCGTGCCTGTGCTCGATCTTTCTGAggtcacagccacacacacacacatggaatCGTACCTGAGTgtaagctgctttttttttttttttttttttttaactgatgacTTGAGGCACCGTCAAATGTATTCCAGCTGTACCAGGactatacaaaaacaaaaacaaacaaaccaaaaaaacaatgaaaaacgttatagtaaaaagagaaaaaacaaaaccaccaTGTTTGGCGAACTGTACAAAGTCAGATACATTCTCTGGGAATGGCGTGATTTGACGCGCGAGCATCAAGTGAGTTCTTGTGTGTTTACTTCTGGGTGCTGCCAGATCAGTGTACTGTAACTCATCCACTTCCTCAGCTGAGTTTAGTGTCCATCCGAGCCGGCGGAGGCATTGTGGATCCAGTCGATGATGATGAGCGTCATGCTGCCGATCATCACCAAGAAGCCGCACATTAGGAAGGCAgtggcctgcagggggcgcatgACACGCAATGAGTCACGACGACCACGACACAGCAACCTCAGCGCCATGCTCGCAGAACTTACCCCGATCTTTTGCACCGACTTCATGGACTCCTTCTTGACCAGTTTGATGTAGAAGGCGGAGGGCAGGATGAAGATCAGCATGGCAGCAGCAGATGCACCTGCAGAGCCCAGACATGTCAGTGGTGATCTTCCTCTCCCCAGCAAACACACCGTTCGTCGTCTAGAGAGTCTCACCGATGAAGCCAAAGATGTCCCTGATGGTTGGAACGAAGATGACCAGAGCGTTGGTGCCGGCCAGCAGGacaatggtgatgatggtgtggCGGACCCAGCTGAAGTCTTTGGAGGCGCAGAGCAACTGGTTCACGGAGGTGCGGATCTGCGCAAGGTATTTGTACACAGATTCAAAAGATGCTCAGATGCGTTGGCAGGTGGAGAGGTGCTGATGTTACTCACAGGGAAGAGCACGACGGGGACGGTGAGCGTGACGGCGGTCAGCACAGCCAGGCGCACGATGAGGAGGAGAATGTCAAACTTGTAGAACTTGGAGTAGGTGTGGAGCAGCTCGGGCTCCACGTGGACTGTGGAGGAAAGTCATCATGGTGAGTACATGACCTGATGACAACCATGGAAAACCGGCGGACACAAGCCAACAGGGCTATTACTCAAATATTACGGGAACTTGCACATTCACCCTGTTTTTGGCTGGAACATGTGGGAACACAAACACGCGTCAGCTGTCTGATTCACGCTGTTGCGTAACTGACCTTCACGTTGTGCACAAATACAACCTGGATTTTTAAAGATCCTTTACTGATCGCAACTTTAGCTTCAGCTTGTGTTCCATGGATCAAACACCACATACTTGACAAATATGTTTCATCTTTAGATCGAGCATTGAGATTGGTCACGCATCACAAGACAACGTGGAGATGTACGCACTGTTGAAGGTGAGATATCCGAAGAGAGCAGCCAGCAGGTACATGATGAACATGGCCAGGAAGGAGACGTTGGCAACTCCCTGCATCTTCCTGCGAGAGCGACTGTTTGGGAGGAAGAGCGGGAGGGTCAGGGAACTGGGCCAGACAAAGCGGCAGCTGCGCGATAAGAAAGAAGAACCTACTCTTTCAGCTCCTCGTACATGGGCAGGATAGCGGGGTGGCACACAAAAGCGAAGGTCAGAATGGGAACAGCGTAGACCGTCTGCAGGGTTGGGATGAGAAAGAGGTTAGTTTGAGGCCAGTCTGGGTGACAGGcttgtcattcgctgtctgcaGGCTGTACCTGAGAGTTGAAGACAAAGTATTTGGGCGTGCAGGCGTCGCTGTAATCCACGGCCGTGCTGTTGTCGGCAGGCGTGCTCACGTTGGATTTCAACGTCTCATTCAGCGCGTGAATGTTGTCGGGGAGCGGACACGGGATCTGGAACTTCTTGATGATCACCTGCGAGACAgcacatgatttatttatatcatcAACCGGATTTAATTCTACAGTAAGAGCTCATTGAAGGTGGCACATTGTTTACTCACCACAATCAAAAAGAAGACCATGCACAGCAGCGACAGACCACTGGTGTAACCAAGGTAACCTGCGGGCGGAGACAGGGCAAAACACAAACGTCAGCTTCTGATTTTATGAGGTTCCTCTCGAAACTCTAGGAAGTGGCTGgcatggcaacacacacacaaacatggcttACCCAAGTTCTTGAGCAGCGACAGCGGCAGGATGATGAATAATGACACCATCAACACCAGGTAGTCTCCGTTTGTGTACCactcactgaaacacaaaaggcAACAATCCAAGTTATTTAAAGAACAACCAATGCCAGAGGAACCAAGAGCATGTTTCCTCAACAGCCGCCAGGCAGAATCTAACTTTGTGTGACAGAGCCAGAGATAGACTCCACTAAGCTTTGGTGAGCAgtgccacaacaacaacaacgtcacaAACGTTAGATCAGGCGGCAGCGCGCGCCACCACTCTGGTGAATAAATGAGTCTTTTGAAGGCcacttgaaaacacactttcttTGAGTAAACAAACGGCAGCCATTTTGTGTGTAGGAGCGTCACCTCCTTTCAACTGAAAACCTTGATGGGAAACGTGTCGGCCTCAAGATCAGCAGAGATTTATCCAGCTATAGTCTTCTTTTTACAAGGAGTGCAGTGTAATACTATATTATTACACCATCAtagatgttaaataataattataaacgTATCATAATAAAGAcaatttggtgtgtgtgtgtgtaggattCTTACTTGTTGTCACCTCCAACAAAAGCTTGGATTACGATGGGCAACTCGTACTTCACTATGTAGAGGTAGCTTGACAtggctgaaaaacaaaatactcaGTTGGTGCATGAGCTACACAAATGATCTGATGAGATACATGCTTGTCCAGTGAGTCATACATTTACTGGAAACTACGGTACACTGCTCCTTCCTTCTCAGTTTTATGTACCAGGAAaaggattttgtttttgtcatgctCAAGTCTCACCTCCGatgttctgcattgtgatgGAGCAGGAGGCGGCGAGTTTGCCTGGCATCCCGAAGGCTTTGTAGCCGAGCTGCTCATACACCAGGGCACCTTCAAGATGGACAAGTTTAGAACCAACGGCTTCCAGACGCTTTTCAGGCGACATGAAATAGAACCATCTCACCTCCTTCATTAGCAGTTTTCAGCAGCAAATGGACAGAATACAAGGAGAAGATGGCGACAGCCACCAGGAGAATTCTGCAGGGACAAGACATCCTTTTTAGTCATCAaacacaaatttgaaaaatggagTAAAACCACCACAAAAAATGGATTGGATACTTAGTCACTGTGTCACAGACTTGCTCAACATCATACCACTACTGTAGCTGGCGTAACTCCGCGTACAGATACACGCTGCAATAATCACTCTCACCCCTCAAATGTACACTCTGCATCACAAGAACCGCCTCAAAAACCAAAGTCCTTTGTTATCTTTgtgcattttttcttcttttttgtgtaGGAGTGCCACGCTGAAGCTGCACTTGCTTGTGTGCTCTGCAGGAATCACGTCTTTCACTCTGTCATGAAGGACAGCGAGACCCCTGCTGCCAAGGAACATCACGGCCTTGCTCAGGACAAAAGGCTTCGCAGTACAGATCCGGCAGGTGCTGGGTGTATTAATAGTAGATGTGAAAATGTATCTACCAGTCACCCGAGATGAATGCGGCTAAGGGCAAAGCTCCTGATACGTGACCGGCCGTGTAATTTGAACGATTCTCGCTGCAGTCAGCTTGTGTTTTGCCGAGCTAAGGTGAGTTGTTCCATTCACCATCACAAGTCTGTTGACGCAACCCAGGAGGATTATCTCCATTAAGCAGCTTGTCCTGACGctccccgtgtgtgtgtgtgacttgctgACAGGAATGTCCCGAGTGAGTAGAAGACAGTGATCTGTCCGCGCACAAATGTTCAGAAATGACTCGCCTACGATCCTGGGACTCTAACTGGCGTGCTGGTTGATGTTATGAGGAACACGGTCACAACAGTCTGGAAacccatttttttcttcccttcccAAAACAAATATGAACACATGAGGCCACGAGCTTGGGACCTCAGGTGTAATCTGCAGCTGGGGAAGACAGAGACAAACAGGCTGGTGGGAGAACACCTGCAGGACTCAGTGTCCTTGCAGCTCAGTCACAACTCCAGCTGGATGTGCCTTACAAAACACAAACCACTGACCAGCACATCGCTTGGTTGTTACACATCTGTGGGCAACTTCCTGACTCCTCCATCATATTTCCAGGAGATGATACATGTATCAAGTGCAAGGGCAGCCTATCACGAAGCAAGCGGAGGGGTGAACTTACACAAAGAGGGCGATTCCAGTGTTGGCCATGGCGTAAGACAGGCCCAAAATGCCACTGCCCATGATGGCGTTTCCCAGGTTGAAGACTGACATTCCAAAGGAGGCGTTGCCCTGGTGCTGGGGGGTCAAGCCAACACggttagggaaaaaaaaacgtttactTGATGATATTTTAGCTTAAAGCCGCTTACATATTCGGTGTCATATTTCTTCTTGCCCATGCTTTGTTCCGGGAGGAAATTCTGGTTCTCGGCATCAACATCCGAGTATGGACTTCAGTGGAAATGAGGGAGAAATGTTAGCTATTACCagtccatgttctgaggctaaCAGACAGAATGTCATGGAAGAAAGTCTCACCCGTTCAGTGGGACCTTGCTCGGGCAGTCGGGGAACGGGTACTCGCTGGAGCTGCCGCTGCTGTCGTCCTCCTGAGACAAACGACTCATTTCTGTCGGCTGCTTCATCCTGGGaagacagggaaaaaaaacaattgaaactTTATTCAAACATGATTCCAGCTGCAGGCGCGCTCCCGTCCGCCATCAATGTTGCAGCGCGCGCGCGCC
This window contains:
- the slc38a2 gene encoding sodium-coupled neutral amino acid symporter 2 → MKQPTEMSRLSQEDDSSGSSSEYPFPDCPSKVPLNGPYSDVDAENQNFLPEQSMGKKKYDTEYHQGNASFGMSVFNLGNAIMGSGILGLSYAMANTGIALFVILLVAVAIFSLYSVHLLLKTANEGGALVYEQLGYKAFGMPGKLAASCSITMQNIGAMSSYLYIVKYELPIVIQAFVGGDNNEWYTNGDYLVLMVSLFIILPLSLLKNLGYLGYTSGLSLLCMVFFLIVVIIKKFQIPCPLPDNIHALNETLKSNVSTPADNSTAVDYSDACTPKYFVFNSQTVYAVPILTFAFVCHPAILPMYEELKDRSRRKMQGVANVSFLAMFIMYLLAALFGYLTFNIHVEPELLHTYSKFYKFDILLLIVRLAVLTAVTLTVPVVLFPIRTSVNQLLCASKDFSWVRHTIITIVLLAGTNALVIFVPTIRDIFGFIGASAAAMLIFILPSAFYIKLVKKESMKSVQKIGATAFLMCGFLVMIGSMTLIIIDWIHNASAGSDGH